The Aspergillus fumigatus Af293 chromosome 3, whole genome shotgun sequence region TATGCGGTACAGACCGTCGAGGATATAGCCACATTCTCAACGACCAAGTGAGTACTTTTAATTCAGTTTTGGTCGACCGAAAATCACTAGCATCTATCTGTCTATGGTGACTACGAGTAGTTAGTTGGACAAGCCTGATCACATGGTATGTCTACCCTCCCATCATTCCTAAATTGTGGTGTGCTGTGTACGTGTCAAGAATTGTTGAGTCGAGACCTTTGCCCTGCGAAGGAAGGCAAGGCAGTAGTAACGAGCCTCAATGCAACAGCCTATGAAGGACATCAATTCATCGCTGATTCCAGGCAACAACATATTTCCTTCTCACTCTCAAGAAACATACTGATCTCTTAGGTAAGTTAGACAGTATGACTTTAGTCAGACACAAGGAATCCGTGCCATTAGTACTAGACCATGCAGGAAGCTGTACAGGAATCCCTCAATTGTTTGCTTACATATCACTTATCTGCTGTGAGCCTTAGATTGGAGCCTCTGATGTCCTTCTTTTGCCCGGCTGTACACTGATCTCAAATAGAAGACTTGTATACTCGAGCATGATGAACATAGGATATCCAACAGAGCGGTGAAAGAGGACATTGGATCCACCACAGGCCACAGTCCCTTCTCCACGCTCTGTACAACACCAGTCGTCAAACTCAACTCTCATACACGCGACGATGTCAGTCAATTGTCTATTGAAATCGGGCTGAACGATTGCAAGTCCGCTCTTTTTAGGTCCCGGCGTATAATCAGACCGTTCATTATCAATGCGTTGATCAGCCTTTACTTTGTTTTCTTATTATCAGTCTTTTCCTACATCAGCACTTAGCCTTGTATATCTTCACAATTGTACATATACCATGTCAATCAAACTATCtaccatcctctccttcctcttctaccTCCTCCCTCTTTACCTTTTCGTTTTCgcccccctcctccgccagttcttcccagaagaagaatcccCCCTCAGCCCTTCCACCGCCGACTACCTCTTCCCCAACAGCGCAAACGACCAAGACGCAGACGACCTCGCCCCTTCCCAAGCGCTCAATCTCGTCGACGACACcttcatcagcatcgacgaCGGCATCACCCCGGAGTGCCCCCTCGACCCAACCTACCGCATCCACTTCCTCTCCCGCACCCCCTTAGTCATCTACATCGAAGGCTTCCTCACCACCCCGGAAGCAGACCACCTCGTCGACATCAGGTACCTTTTCGCCTTCGATCCACAGGTCCACACGACCCCTTCGCTAACATTTACCGAAAAGCGTAGGAAAATACACCCCCAGCATAATCTACAACGGCATCACCGAGCGCGTTGACCCCTCCACGCGGCTCTCCGAGCGTGCCCTGCTCGACCGTGACCACACCGTCCGGTGTATCGAGGACCGCGCGCGCGCCTTCCAGGGGTGGCGTCCACACCTGTACATCGAGCGTATGTGGGCCCAGCGCTACAACGCCTCCGGCCACTACAGGCACCACTACGACTGGGCGGGCTCCGTCGCGCGCGGCGGCGACCGCGCCAGCACGTTCATGGTTTATCTGGATGATAACTGTACCGGTGGGGGCACGAATTTCCCGCGCTTGCGCATGCCGGTCGATAGGCGGTGGTGTCGGTTTTTGGAGTgtcatggagatgaaga contains the following coding sequences:
- a CDS encoding oxidoreductase, 2OG-Fe(II) oxygenase family → MSIKLSTILSFLFYLLPLYLFVFAPLLRQFFPEEESPLSPSTADYLFPNSANDQDADDLAPSQALNLVDDTFISIDDGITPECPLDPTYRIHFLSRTPLVIYIEGFLTTPEADHLVDISVGKYTPSIIYNGITERVDPSTRLSERALLDRDHTVRCIEDRARAFQGWRPHLYIERMWAQRYNASGHYRHHYDWAGSVARGGDRASTFMVYLDDNCTGGGTNFPRLRMPVDRRWCRFLECHGDEETLEVGDGAKDTAPRKETARARGTGEGITFKPIKGNAIFWENLRPDGTGYPETWHAALPVTSGTKVGLNIWSWYQPPRRG